In Euphorbia lathyris chromosome 10, ddEupLath1.1, whole genome shotgun sequence, the DNA window TGTATCTTGTACTAAAAAACGTTTTACTTTTCTGTCAAAATATGGAACAGAATCCAActcatgtttttgttttaactgAACTTAATTTGTTTCCATGAGATCAGCAAATTTGGAATGACATTGGCGAGACTGAAGCAGATAAAGACAGAATGCTGTTGGAGTTGGAGAGAGAATGCTTAGAAGTTTATCGGAGAAAGGTTGAGGAAGCAGCCAATGCTAAAGCACGGCTTCATCAGTCTCTTGCAGCCAAGGAAGCTGAACTTGCAACCCTCATGGCTGCCCTTGGGGAGCTTAATATTCATTCACCAGTGAGTTTTCTGTGCAATAAATTATCAGGATTGTTGCGTTTGTTTTGTTCCCTTCTATGATTATCCTGTTCCATTTCATCATTATTTGTGTTTAGGTAATGTAGGATATTGCTTTAGTTTTATAAAACTACATCTACATGCATTAAAAATGCCATCTACTGTTGTCAGTTTCCTCCCCAAGTGGACTCAGAGATGCTACAGTTACACAGGTTTTTACTCTTTTCCGGTCAATGAGACTTGAACTAGAGTCACTGTTATTCAGTTTGCGCAATTGCTTTCACATGCCATACCACTAATTTGGTCCTTTGTTTCTACTTGTCAGCTAACATTATCTTTCCTAAGCTATAAAATGCAGGTTGTTATCAATTTatcattaaataataaaaatacaactCTCAGGTCTCCTGTACACTTGTAAAGTGGTTGCAGTTGCAGATTTGATTGATTAATTTACATTACTCTCATTAGAGCATTTATGGTGGAATACATTTCTCTGTTTTGTTATCGCACATTTTCACTCTGAATACATTTCTCATGTACACTTTACCCCTGGTATTAAATTTGTAGACTCAAACAGAGAAGAAGGCACCTTCCTTGAAAGAGAAACTTGCATCTGTTTCACCACTAGTAGAAGACCTGAGGATGAAGAGAGAGGAAAGGATGAAGCAATTTGCAGATATAAAGGCACATATTGAGAAGATCTCTGGGGAGATTTCTGGATACAACAATCTAAACAGTGCGTGGATGACTTCTGTCTCACTTGATGAGCATGATTTGTCAGTAAGAAAGCTTAATGAATATCAAACGCATCTTCACACTCTTCAAAAAGAGAAGGTATGCAAATCATGAAATAAAGTGATTCTGAAGTTTCCAGCAATAGTTTAACTTTTAAAGTTTAAGTCAGGTACAACAAATTTTAATCTGTTTAAATAGCATTAAAAGCAACAGAGAGTTGCATCATCCAAGTAGGGGCCAGCCGACATGGTTAACGTAAATGTCATACATTGTCCACTAGGCATGAGTAACTCAATGAGTGGTGCCATTTCTTGATATGCCAACTAACTTTTTTTCTGGAAGTGCAAACTTTTTATTGCTGCCTGGAGACTGCTGCAATCGCTACACCTTTAGCGAAAGAGAATTGTTTGATTTAATCTCTTCTTCCATTATGCCACTGATAATACCTTGTATATGAGTTGGCATGGTCTAAAAACTCTGGTTGATTGTTGTGTCTAAAAGCTTTTcaaaatatctatatatatttttatgtgcTAAATTTAGAATAGCACCTGTAAGCTATTTTTGTCACGTTATTGGTATCTAACCAGAGTATGGCAGCAAGATAGATTTgatatttcattaattttccTTCTTTTGCAGTCTGATCGTCTAAATAAGGTCTTTGATTGTGTGAATGAAGTGCACTGTCTATCTGGGGTGCTCGGGTTAGACTTTGGACAGACTGTTAGCAATGTGCATCCAAGCCTGAATGGAGGAAACCAAGAACAATCAACAAATATTAGCAACAGCACCCTGGAAGGTCTAGAACATGCTATTATCAAATTGAAGTCAGAAAGAAAAGTTCGAATCCAGAAGGTAATGGCTTCTAACCTGTGTTTTGGTGTTGATTTTCCTTTGCATGCTAATTAGAATCTTGTTTAAAATCCAGCTGAAAGAGATTGTGGCATCACTATTTGAACTTTGGAACTTGATGGACtcaccaaaacaagaaaaaagtaGCTTCTCCAGAATTACTTCTATTCTTGGATTGTCAGAATCAGAAGTCACTGAGCCTGGTGTTCTTTCAACAGAGATAATTGAGCAGGTTCCTTTGCACCCTGAAATTGTTCTTTTCTGATAATTGGAAAGCAGATGCTTtggttattattttgttttatttatttatttatttttgacaGGCATCAGCTGAAGTAGAGAGACTCACTAAATTGAAAGCTAGCAGAATGAAAGAACTTGTTATAAAAAAGAGATCAGAACTGGAGGAGATATGCAGAATGACCCATATTGAACCTGATACAAGTACTTCTGTTGAGAAATCCAGTGCATTGATAGATTCTGGTATGAATAATCTTTCtttatctaattttttatgGTTTCCTATATAGCTTCCTCGATAATGGAATTGTTGAATGATAAACCTTGATGTTGTTATTCAGGTTTAGTGGATCCTTCTGAGCTCTTGGCAAACATTGAAGTGCAGATTGTCAAAGCTAAAGAGGAAGCTATGAGCCGAAAAGAAGTCATGGATAGGATTGATCGGTGGCTTGCAGTTTGTGAGGAGGAAAATTGGCTTGAGGAGTACAATCAAGTAAGCTGGAAACTATATGTTGATAGACTGGGATTGTAATTAGGTCTCTATATGCACGAGTCCAAGTTTTGATTTGTGTGCACGACTATGGGTTGATGGATTAATTATAATGTATTAGCAATTTGTTGTAAGGAATTTTTTTCTTACTCGTGTCTTCATAATTTCTGAGCATGGCAAGGAGTTGAATTTGAGATAAATAATGGATCATATTAAGTAGTTAGAAGCCGCAACCTGGAACATCTACCTTGTCATCCTTAAAAGTTTTCTTTTTGAATATCAGGACAACAACAAATATAGTGCTGGGAGAGGTGCACACATTAACCTTAAACGTGCAGAACGGGCTCGAGTTACTGTTAGCAAAATTCCAGGTATTGATCTTCCAATGATATTATTTGGTTCATTATTTAGTCCACAGTACCACTCAGAGCTAATACTGTACTCTTTCCAGCAATGGTTGACAATCTGATAAACAAAACTATTGCATGGGAACATGAGAACAAGATGTTGTTTCTCTATGATGGGGTGAGCTGTTCATTTTCGTTGCAGAATTTGTAGCAGAAAGTTCTACCGATTctattttgtacaaatttttttttatatgtttacAGGTAAGATTAGTGTCCATCTTGGATGATTATAAACTTGCCAGACAacagaaagaagaagagaaaaagagattCAAGGTAAACCAGAAAAGATTATGTATTACTGATGCATTCCTTCACATGGCAAAtgcttttattttcattttcaactTGTACTTTGTTAATTATTCAGGGGGAAAAAATGGCCATCTAGAATAATTTCAAAATGTGTTCTTTTGCACCTTAGTAATCTAAAAACTGGTAGCTGCTAATATAAATCACATTTCTGATTCTTTACAGGACCAGAAGAAACTCCAAGATCTGCTGTTAACAGAGAAGGAAGCCATGTACGGTTCTAAACCCAGTCCTCGAAAAACCAACAGTTTTAGGAAACCAAATGGTTGTCGTACAAATGGAAATGGGTCCATGACTCCGACACCTCGTCGGAACTCAGTTGGTGGTGCAACTCCTGAGCTCCTCACACCTAGATCGTACTCTGGACGTCAAAATGGATACTTCAAGGAAATGAGAAGGTTGTCTACTGCACCACTGAACTTTGTGGCCATTTCTAAAGAAGAGACAATGTcttttgcatctgttggctctGAGCCAGGCTCTCCTCCTCAAGGCTAagtcaaaagaagaaaaaaccgTGAATGGTAAGTTTTGCATAATTCTAACTTACCCTTTTGCTCTTCATTGTTCTTAAGAAGTCTTGAAATAAAAAGAACAAATAGATGTTTTTGCTGTCATGGGGACAAAGAGAAGCTCTCATAACATTTAGATCCATGCTAAGTAAAAGGGAGAACTTCACAATGGAACTTGTGTTCTAACATCCTTAAAAGAGTTGGTTGTTCTCATTTGATAATTTTATGTGCTGAACAGGTGACATTTGGTGACAATTCGAACGCATTACTGGAACCTTGTGAATATCAGAAAAAGATGTACACTAGTATATGATTGTGGTTTTGTAGGAGTAAATGGAGAATTTTACTGACACTTGCGAACACGAAGTTGGATGCTATTTGCGATGAAGAATATCGTATCCCGGAGAGGGAGGCGGTCAAAAAACACTGGTAGATGATAGTTTGGAAGTGCCTGTTAACCTCAAATCTTGTTTCACAATATAGGAGAAGCCAATATGGTAGTTTTTATAGTAGCAGTACACTGACcatgtttaattttttcttcTTGGTGGATTTTTGGTTGTGATTTGCATATTTGTGTATATAATGTACTCCAGTGTGAGAATGGGTATATTTGGAGAACAACTTGTAGGTGATGCTAAATACTTGACAAGAAATAAATGTTTTTCCATCACTGAAGCTTCTTCAGTTTGTCCTAAACcctaaacaaaaaagaaaaaaaaaatctttaaatTTTGTAGTGATTTTTTCATGTACATAAACTTGCACATTGAATTTGTTACTTAAAAAGAGTACTTGAGCAATTGAGGGTTCAACACATTGGTTATACATGGTAGAATAAAAGATTTAAGGGTTAAATGTGTAAAATTAGTAAAGTTGAGGCGCCTTAGAATGCTTGAATCCATAGAAGAACAAGGGAACTATGGAAGAGAAGGTGAGATTATGATTTCATGCTCACAGCGGCTGCAGAGAAATATATGAGGAACTTCCTGATGGTTTGGTATCCTAACACATCTGGTATGCTGCCAAACTTCACAAATGTCACATGACACCATTCTTTCACTATCATCATCTTTAGTTCCACAAGAGCAATCAATTACTCTGTTACTAACACCATTTTCATATATGCCGCTGCCGCTCCCCTCAAACATGATTTTCCGATCTGCCTCAACGACTCCGAAAACTCGATCATTTCCTGTTGCATTCAAGTTCAGCACAGACTCGATGGAGACACCTCTCAATCCCCAGTACAACTCTTGGAAGTTCATTTCGACTAGTTGCTTCAGCTCATCAAAGGTGGCATTGGTTTTCAATGTTATACACTCGAAGGGTGGCATAGGCATGGCCTTGTTTATTCCTTCGTTAGTTACTAATTGGCAGTTTTTCAACACAACTGTGCAATAAACTTTCAATTTCCCTTGTAGGCCTAGTTCAACTTTAGAAGGCAGTTGTGTATTATAGTCTTTCGCGAGGAATTTCGTATCGAGAATTATCCTCGCAGCAGCTTGAAGTGCAGTGACAATTCCCATGTTGATTGTCTGTCTTTGGTCTTTGATAATGTACTTGTAAAAGTAGTACATATCCTTCATTATTTGAGACCTTGTAATCTTGTATCTACACTTGAGCTTGGAGTTGTTAATGCTCAAACTTTCTTGGGTAGGAAATACATTGGAGACATCTTCCAAGCAGTATTCAAGAACCTTTGTGACAGGGTTCAAGCTCCGGCGGACTAAATAGTTGCCAACGATTCGGTTACCGAGCGATTTGAGTACAAAATCTAGCAATCCTGTGTCGCCAATATACGCCCGAGCAGCATCCCTAACTTGTTGCCTTGAAACCCATCTTAAGTCAGCTGTTTTTAAGGCTTCCACAATGACTCTAGTGGCCATTTCAATTCTCTTGGCAGACCATCGACAGCTTGGTTCCATCACTATTCCTGTAGCATATGAATTGGCATAATTTTCTTCAGGAAGGCGTGTTTTGAGCTCGAACATGAAGCGAAAAAGATCGCCCAATGTTGCCAAGGAGTAGTCGGATATGGTTTGATATCTGGAAACAATGGCTTGAAGATCATGATTTGAACTACCGACATAATGTGCTATTATACATAATGGCATGGCTTGAATTGTTCCTATGGCTTTCTGGTACATTGGTTCAGTTACACCGTAGCTTCCTCGCTCAAACTTGTAGCCCCATTGTCCAAACCATGGCTCACCATATGCAATTCCATTTACAAGCCTCAATTCCATGTTTCTCTTCATTGAAATGTCATTTAGACTCACTTTCCTGCAAATTCAGAATCATATCACACACATACACAATATATAGACAAATGATCAATTTAGTCTTTCACTTTTCATATCATTTCATAGTATGTGATGAGAGTTAACCTTGCTCGTAATCCGATGCATAAACGGTCCCAGAATTCGATGATTTGTCTTCCAGACAAGTTGGAACCAGCTTCCATTCCATTAACACACAACAAATGACCGAAGCCATTAGAATGAAAGACACCATGCATCATATGACCTTGTAATTCCACTATATTGAACTTGCCCTTCATTGAAATTGCCCCATCAAAATTGCCTTCAGAGTTGAGAAATGCGATCACTGTGTCCTTTGAAGGCAGCACAAAGTGATACTTTTTATTACATATTAGATGGTGACCCCAACCTGAGCTTTCAAAGAATTTCCAAACGTTGTTAGAGAacaaaccaaaaataaaatgcatgtaaaagaaaaaagaaagattaCACCGCACCTAAACCATACCTAACAtcatgtaatgtaatgtaattatatattttgttttattggaTATAGAATAATTTCTACTCGCATGTTTTAAGCTAAACTATGAATATGATATGACTACAATGATTGAGAACCAAACTGATTATGAAGCATTTAGACGGTGATACGTAAATACTACTATTTATATTATGATTACAATGGTTGTGATCTTTCATATTATgttgaagaagaggaaaaagaaagagagagaagagactTCACCAACATATAAACAATGGTTGCAATGGTGTTGAAGAGAAGCTTGAATAGGCTCTTCAATGACAAACAACAAGATATGAAAAGGAGGATTGGAGGTAACTTGAAGCTGAAAAGACCAACTTGGAATTCCAGTTGATAAATTAGTTTCAGAATAGCCAAATTGAACAAGtgatttaacattttgattaaAAGAAGCATCAAAATCAACATCAACATCTTCAGCAAAAGTCTTGAACCTAAAAACCTTGTCTCCTCTCTTCCTTTTCTTGCTAGTCATCATATAATCTCTGAACATTAACATAATTAGGTAACTCTATATAAGGAAAGGATAGAAATGGTCACACAGGTAGTGCCTAGAAATAATCTCTTATTGGATGTTATAATAGGATTAATGCTCACTATGTGCATGATTAtgattttgtttttaaattaaattccATGCAAATCTATCGCTTATACACATACACTAGTATTAACCCATGCAATGCATATGTTGCTACCCATTTTTATTTTCCGCCAAATTCGGGAATTATGTTTTTACCTTCTAACTTCAATCTTCTTCTATAAACGCAACCTTTCTTGCCTAACTACTTACTATCATAATCAATCTTCTTCTATAAACTCCTTTCCCATGCTTCACTTTACTTGCTTTCTAACACTTTTTTTCATTTCTTACACTTTTTTACCTCAACTTTCAACAATTATGTTGTTGATTGTATTTTACACATAATTGGAAGTATAAATACAAACAACAACCCATTTGTTATAAATCCTATTTGAATTTAAACTAGCCCATCCTAACTAATTGTTTGAATTTATTTACAACTAACTACAGATAAGATAACAGATAACatgatataattatttaaattattgttTAACTAAATAATTATCATTAACATCCCCTCAAGCCGATGCCAAGATGAGACACATAGTCCTCCCTGAAGAAGCTGAAAACAAGTTGTTGGTTAAGACTTGGTTAGAATATCAGCAACTTGATCAAGGCGATGTCGACCAAGATATCACCCTCTATAAGGAATTAGAGCCTAACAAACCTCTCGATTCGAGGGGGAGAATTTCTGATAAACCTGATAATGTTCAAATCACTCAGGAATTCGAGGAACAAGATCATGTCAATGTACCTCAAAACGTTACAAATACTCTAGATCCGGATGAAAGTGGGAGTGCTATTCTCTATTATTATGAAAATATGGAACTTGGTCCTAGTGGGAGCATACCGAATTATGATGAATACATGAAATTCATCTACCAGAATTCGGAACCGCGTCGcactaaaagacaaaaagtTGATCGCCGATGATTTGGTGTCAAAGGCTCAGCTATTTTAGTAACTCCTTGTGATGATGCAGAGCCGAAGAATATTCAACAAGCTCTCTCATATCCCGAAAAGGACAAATGGATTAAAGCAATGGAAGAAGAAATGACTTCCATGCGAGCCAACCATGTTTGGGAATTGGTTGATTTGCCCAAGGATAGAAGGGCAATTGGGAATAAATGAGTTCTCAAAATTAAGCGGAAGGTTGATGGCAGTATCGAAAGATTTTGAAGAGACGTTCTCTCCTGTTGTAAGATTTACTTCCATAAGGCTCATACTTGCAATTGTGGCAGGGTTGAACCTGGAGCTACATCGAATGGCTTCAATCAATTTGAAGAACGCCATTGTGTCTAT includes these proteins:
- the LOC136208710 gene encoding 65-kDa microtubule-associated protein 6-like encodes the protein MMAIGSPTISMRTSTTCNTLLRELQQIWNDIGETEADKDRMLLELERECLEVYRRKVEEAANAKARLHQSLAAKEAELATLMAALGELNIHSPTQTEKKAPSLKEKLASVSPLVEDLRMKREERMKQFADIKAHIEKISGEISGYNNLNSAWMTSVSLDEHDLSVRKLNEYQTHLHTLQKEKSDRLNKVFDCVNEVHCLSGVLGLDFGQTVSNVHPSLNGGNQEQSTNISNSTLEGLEHAIIKLKSERKVRIQKLKEIVASLFELWNLMDSPKQEKSSFSRITSILGLSESEVTEPGVLSTEIIEQASAEVERLTKLKASRMKELVIKKRSELEEICRMTHIEPDTSTSVEKSSALIDSGLVDPSELLANIEVQIVKAKEEAMSRKEVMDRIDRWLAVCEEENWLEEYNQDNNKYSAGRGAHINLKRAERARVTVSKIPAMVDNLINKTIAWEHENKMLFLYDGVRLVSILDDYKLARQQKEEEKKRFKDQKKLQDLLLTEKEAMYGSKPSPRKTNSFRKPNGCRTNGNGSMTPTPRRNSVGGATPELLTPRSYSGRQNGYFKEMRRLSTAPLNFVAISKEETMSFASVGSEPGSPPQG
- the LOC136208059 gene encoding PHD finger protein MALE STERILITY 1, coding for MTSKKRKRGDKVFRFKTFAEDVDVDFDASFNQNVKSLVQFGYSETNLSTGIPSWSFQLQVTSNPPFHILLFVIEEPIQASLQHHCNHCLYVGWGHHLICNKKYHFVLPSKDTVIAFLNSEGNFDGAISMKGKFNIVELQGHMMHGVFHSNGFGHLLCVNGMEAGSNLSGRQIIEFWDRLCIGLRARKVSLNDISMKRNMELRLVNGIAYGEPWFGQWGYKFERGSYGVTEPMYQKAIGTIQAMPLCIIAHYVGSSNHDLQAIVSRYQTISDYSLATLGDLFRFMFELKTRLPEENYANSYATGIVMEPSCRWSAKRIEMATRVIVEALKTADLRWVSRQQVRDAARAYIGDTGLLDFVLKSLGNRIVGNYLVRRSLNPVTKVLEYCLEDVSNVFPTQESLSINNSKLKCRYKITRSQIMKDMYYFYKYIIKDQRQTINMGIVTALQAAARIILDTKFLAKDYNTQLPSKVELGLQGKLKVYCTVVLKNCQLVTNEGINKAMPMPPFECITLKTNATFDELKQLVEMNFQELYWGLRGVSIESVLNLNATGNDRVFGVVEADRKIMFEGSGSGIYENGVSNRVIDCSCGTKDDDSERMVSCDICEVWQHTRCVRIPNHQEVPHIFLCSRCEHEIIISPSLP